In Bacillus toyonensis BCT-7112, a single window of DNA contains:
- the panD gene encoding aspartate 1-decarboxylase gives MFRTMMRAKLHRATVMEANLNYVGSITIDEDLMDTVNLVENEKVQIVNNNNGARLETYVIKGERGSGVICLNGAAARLVQPGDKVIIICYGLVTEEEVHKQEPKIAVLDDQNQIVEMLGAEKAGTTL, from the coding sequence TGTAATGGAGGCAAATTTAAACTATGTAGGTAGTATTACAATAGATGAAGATTTAATGGATACAGTAAATCTTGTAGAGAACGAAAAAGTTCAAATTGTAAATAATAATAACGGTGCGCGCTTAGAGACATATGTTATTAAAGGCGAACGCGGTAGCGGTGTTATTTGTTTAAACGGTGCTGCAGCAAGGCTTGTACAACCGGGAGATAAAGTAATTATAATTTGTTATGGCTTAGTTACGGAAGAAGAGGTTCATAAACAAGAACCAAAAATTGCAGTGTTAGACGATCAAAATCAAATTGTTGAAATGTTAGGTGCTGAAAAGGCTGGTACAACATTATAA